GGTGGTCTCCACATGCCTGCTCCGAGTTATGTATCCCTGGATGATTTTGTTGGCAATACGGGCAAGCTTAAGGCGGGAATGGAGTATGACTTTGACATGTTCTACTGCGACCGTCGTACGAGCATGAGCAACCTGCGCCTGGTAACGAATCTGTATATCCACAACGATGATCCGTTGCATACGACTTCTGTCAAGAAGCCGTCGGTTGCTGCCGTAAAGAATGGCCAGTCCGACTTTGCCGTAAGGAATAGTGCCCGTTCGACCTTGACGATTGCAGGGGGCTTGGCTGGCGCAAAGTTCGCTGTGATGGATTTGCAGGGTCGCGTCGTGCGCCAGGGAAATCTCTCCGGTGCAGAAACGGTGGTGCCCGACCTTATGAACGGTTCCTATATCGTGAAGGTTGGCCGCGAAACCCGCCGCGCGAACATCCGCTAACTAGTTACACGGACGCCTAATTTGTCATCCCGGCCTCCGAGCCGGGATCTCCTTTTTATGTCAGAACTATTTTAACTTTTTCAGTTCATGCCAAAGCATGGCGAGGCCGATAATTGCGGCTCCCGTGTCGGCAATGGGCTGCGCCATGAAAACGCCCTTGAGTTCAAAGAAGTGGGGCAGTATCAGCAGGAAGGGAATCAGCAAGATCACTTGACGACAGGCGTTCAGGAACATGGCCCTGAGCGCCTTTCCTGTACCCTGGAAAAAGTTTCCGGACACCATGCCGAAGGGAATCATGAAGAAGGCGGCTGCAAAAATGCGCATGGCCCAGGCGGAAAGCTTGATGAGTTCGGGGTCGTTCGGAGCGAACGGTGCCACGAAGGTTTCCGCTTGCCACATGAGGACTGCCCAGGTGACGAACATGAATCCGCCGGCGTAAATGAAGGCGAACTTGAGAGTTTCCTTGACGCGGCTATTGAGGCGTGCCCCGTAGTTGTATCCGATAATCGGCTGCGTTCCGTGAACGAATCCCAGGAGCGGCAGGATGATGATTGAAATGATGCTGTTGGTAATGCCGAACGCTGAAATCGCCATGTCGCCGCCGGAGAGTGCGCCAGTCGTCTTGACGCTGATGTTTCCGTAAGTGGTCAGGCTCCAGGCGAGAATAGCGTTCATCAGGCTGTTGCAAATCTGCATCACGGAAGGCGGCAGGCCAAGAATGTAGATCTTGCGTACGTAGGCGACGCGGAGCTTCATGTGCCGCCAGCGGATCTTGATTGGCGTATCCTTCTTGATAAAGAATTGGGTAATGAGGGCCGAGGCCACCAGCTGCGAAATGAGGGTCGCCCAGGCGGCGCCTTCGATTCCCCAGTGGAACTTCATGATGAATATGTAGTCGAGAATGATGTTCGTGACGGCTCCCACGATTTCTCGGAACATGGCCGTCTTGGGGTGACCCATTGAACGGATAAAGTGGTTCATGCCGGGGGCGATCGTCTGGAAGATTGCCCCACACAGAATGATGCGCATGTAGCTGCTGGCCACAGGCAGGGTCTGCTCGCTTGCACCGAACAGCTTTAACAGGGGCTCCATGAAGATTTCGCCCAGCGTGAAAACGCCGATGGCCATCAAAATCAGGAGCGAAAAGGAGTTGTTCAGGATGATGCTTGCCTGGATGTACTTCTTTTGCCCGAGGCGGATGGCGAAGAGCGTGTTGCCGCCTACGCCGACCATCATGGACATGGCCATGATGAACAGGAAAATCGGAAAGCAG
The sequence above is drawn from the Fibrobacter sp. UWH4 genome and encodes:
- a CDS encoding MATE family efflux transporter; protein product: MSSLNSDRLNSFGSASIPKLVLQFSVPAIISMLVNALYNIVDRFFVGQGVGSLGIAGITLCFPIFLFIMAMSMMVGVGGNTLFAIRLGQKKYIQASIILNNSFSLLILMAIGVFTLGEIFMEPLLKLFGASEQTLPVASSYMRIILCGAIFQTIAPGMNHFIRSMGHPKTAMFREIVGAVTNIILDYIFIMKFHWGIEGAAWATLISQLVASALITQFFIKKDTPIKIRWRHMKLRVAYVRKIYILGLPPSVMQICNSLMNAILAWSLTTYGNISVKTTGALSGGDMAISAFGITNSIISIIILPLLGFVHGTQPIIGYNYGARLNSRVKETLKFAFIYAGGFMFVTWAVLMWQAETFVAPFAPNDPELIKLSAWAMRIFAAAFFMIPFGMVSGNFFQGTGKALRAMFLNACRQVILLIPFLLILPHFFELKGVFMAQPIADTGAAIIGLAMLWHELKKLK